A single region of the Austwickia chelonae genome encodes:
- a CDS encoding SDR family NAD(P)-dependent oxidoreductase encodes MTNRGVAVVTGASSGIGRATARRLAQDGFEVIAAARRLDRLQELAAEIGCRAIRCDVTDPEQVEALAREAGERVALLVNNAGGAIGLSPVAEADLGEYRTMFETNVLGTVAVTKALLPALVASGQGTIITITSIAGQTVYEGGGGYNAAKFAEVAVSDALRLELNGQPVRVCDIAPGMVESDEFSLVRFDGDAEKAAKVYEGVDRPLTQDDVAECIAWVAELPHHVNVDKLTVKPVAQAAAHKVHRGPIYR; translated from the coding sequence ATGACGAATCGTGGAGTGGCAGTAGTGACCGGTGCGAGCAGTGGCATCGGCAGGGCGACCGCCCGCAGGCTCGCCCAGGACGGCTTCGAGGTGATCGCTGCCGCCCGGCGGCTCGACCGTCTCCAGGAGCTGGCAGCTGAGATCGGTTGTCGCGCGATACGCTGCGATGTCACGGACCCCGAGCAGGTCGAAGCCCTAGCCAGGGAAGCCGGTGAGCGGGTCGCCTTGCTGGTGAACAATGCTGGTGGAGCGATCGGGCTCTCGCCGGTGGCCGAGGCCGATCTGGGCGAGTACCGAACGATGTTCGAGACCAATGTGTTGGGCACCGTCGCCGTCACCAAGGCGCTCCTGCCTGCGCTCGTCGCCTCGGGGCAGGGCACGATCATCACGATCACCAGCATTGCCGGGCAGACGGTCTACGAAGGCGGCGGCGGATACAACGCAGCCAAGTTCGCTGAGGTCGCAGTCAGTGATGCCCTGCGTCTCGAGCTGAACGGGCAGCCTGTCCGGGTCTGCGACATCGCGCCAGGCATGGTCGAATCCGACGAATTCTCGCTGGTCCGTTTCGACGGGGACGCCGAGAAGGCCGCGAAGGTCTACGAAGGGGTCGACCGTCCGCTCACCCAGGACGACGTGGCCGAGTGCATCGCCTGGGTGGCTGAACTGCCCCACCACGTGAATGTCGACAAGCTCACGGTGAAACCGGTGGCCCAGGCTGCCGCACACAAGGTGCACCGCGGACCCATCTACCGTTGA
- a CDS encoding 1,4-dihydroxy-2-naphthoyl-CoA synthase translates to MTPAENSTSRPISPTFDPEAWAPVPGFEFTDITYHRCVLPGPVPGRTLGAVRIAFDRPEVMNAFRPHTVDELYRALDHARMTPDVGAVLLTGNGPGPQGTGAADKWAFCTGGDQRIRGRSGYQYASENATTAGDETASSVDEARVKAEGGRLHILEVQRLIRTMPKVVIALVNGWAAGGGHSLHVVCDLTLASREHARFKQTDADVGSFDAGYGSAYLARMVGQKFAREIFFLGRTYSAEDMQRMGAVNLVCEHAELETEALEVAREILGKSPQAQRMLKFAFNLVDDGLVGQQVFAGEATRLAYMTDEAVEGRDQFLEKRAPDWSPFPWYF, encoded by the coding sequence ATGACACCAGCCGAGAACTCGACCTCACGACCGATCTCGCCGACCTTCGACCCGGAGGCCTGGGCCCCGGTACCGGGGTTCGAGTTCACCGACATCACTTACCACCGCTGCGTCCTTCCAGGGCCGGTTCCGGGGCGCACCCTGGGCGCCGTACGCATCGCCTTCGACCGTCCGGAGGTGATGAACGCTTTTCGCCCCCACACCGTGGACGAGCTCTACCGAGCCTTGGACCACGCCCGGATGACCCCGGACGTCGGAGCGGTCCTGCTCACCGGGAACGGGCCCGGACCCCAGGGCACCGGAGCAGCGGACAAATGGGCCTTCTGCACTGGCGGTGACCAGCGGATCCGTGGCCGTAGCGGGTATCAGTACGCCTCGGAGAATGCCACCACGGCCGGCGACGAGACCGCATCATCGGTGGACGAGGCCCGGGTCAAGGCCGAGGGCGGACGTCTGCACATCCTGGAGGTGCAACGGCTGATCCGGACGATGCCGAAGGTGGTGATCGCCCTGGTCAACGGTTGGGCCGCCGGAGGTGGACATTCGTTGCACGTCGTCTGCGACCTGACCCTGGCCTCCCGGGAGCATGCCCGTTTCAAACAGACCGATGCGGACGTGGGTTCCTTCGACGCCGGATACGGCTCGGCCTATCTCGCGCGGATGGTGGGGCAGAAATTTGCTCGGGAGATCTTCTTCCTGGGCCGCACGTACTCTGCCGAGGACATGCAGCGGATGGGCGCGGTCAACCTGGTGTGCGAACACGCCGAGCTGGAAACCGAAGCCCTTGAGGTCGCCCGGGAGATCCTGGGCAAGTCGCCGCAGGCTCAGCGAATGTTGAAATTCGCTTTCAACCTGGTCGACGACGGTTTGGTCGGTCAGCAGGTTTTCGCCGGGGAGGCAACCCGTCTGGCCTATATGACGGATGAAGCCGTCGAGGGCCGTGACCAGTTCCTGGAGAAACGTGCCCCCGACTGGTCGCCCTTCCCCTGGTACTTCTGA
- a CDS encoding phosphate acyltransferase, whose amino-acid sequence MARRILVVPLTPGAGVTSACLGLVHALEGRHLSVGFAKPFGDIRGAVEDSSTSLFRLATSLRPPQPIDAADLENRLALGRVSGVMTNAVELIAELDDEHQILVLEGMVPSREQFYASRMNGELARSLDTEVVLVGTVDAGNVTRFAEFAATVAQIYRVHGQSRVVGVVANRVPEGVDHGELADALQSHDLMCAAIVDDYDEFGRPRVADLVRELELDALSGDLSRRVSSTVIAAQTIPGFLPYLTEGALVVAPGDRHDVLMAVALAESAGIRLAGLLMTVGVHPDPQVMSLIEPALSGELPLLATGDATFPVASRIVNMDHSIPADDEVRARRVMETVAQNYVPAFLDTLSQRRQTTRTTPAQLHAHLRAQMSRGHVHLAITDVTDHRMMRALYLLQRHEALRFTALVSQAVLDEQLALFGERRLPINVRVVDPAEESATATALHQELTAAGLHLDKDSPLLHALALVRDREVDGVVGGLNDTRSHFLDTIRTVIPLVAEAPVISAAQAVLLPDEVVFVADTLFTAHPDAATSAAIAIRTAETARMCGVPPYVAFIAPSSSSPTADQDRETIAAARAILAEQRPDLATCGPLSFHQASAEVASEQGRPSVFIFSDVASAAATAKALDQGTGTRVYPPLLQGLSTAANLLPKDADVDQIMDLIVATAVQAADLG is encoded by the coding sequence ATGGCCCGCCGTATCCTCGTCGTCCCGTTGACCCCCGGGGCGGGAGTCACCTCTGCCTGCCTCGGGCTGGTCCACGCCCTGGAAGGACGACACCTGTCGGTGGGCTTCGCCAAACCTTTCGGGGACATACGCGGTGCCGTTGAGGACAGCTCAACCAGCTTGTTCCGCTTGGCGACCTCGTTACGGCCACCGCAGCCCATCGATGCCGCAGACCTGGAGAACAGGCTTGCCCTGGGACGGGTCTCTGGCGTGATGACCAATGCCGTGGAGTTGATCGCCGAACTCGACGACGAACACCAGATCCTCGTACTGGAGGGGATGGTGCCCTCCCGGGAACAGTTCTACGCCAGCAGGATGAACGGCGAACTCGCCCGTTCGCTCGACACCGAGGTCGTTCTCGTCGGAACGGTGGATGCCGGTAATGTCACCCGTTTCGCCGAATTCGCGGCCACCGTCGCCCAGATCTATCGCGTACATGGTCAGAGCAGAGTCGTCGGTGTCGTCGCCAACCGGGTCCCCGAGGGTGTCGACCACGGTGAACTGGCCGACGCCCTCCAGTCGCACGACCTGATGTGTGCGGCGATCGTCGACGACTACGACGAATTCGGAAGGCCGCGTGTCGCCGACCTGGTGCGTGAACTCGAGCTCGATGCGCTCTCCGGTGATCTCTCCAGGAGGGTCTCCTCGACCGTCATCGCCGCACAGACCATTCCGGGTTTCCTCCCGTACTTGACCGAGGGTGCTCTCGTCGTGGCCCCCGGCGACCGACACGACGTGCTCATGGCCGTAGCCCTGGCCGAGTCTGCCGGGATCCGGCTGGCCGGTCTGCTGATGACAGTGGGTGTCCACCCCGACCCGCAGGTGATGAGCCTGATCGAGCCGGCGCTCTCCGGAGAACTGCCTTTACTGGCCACCGGAGATGCGACCTTCCCGGTTGCCAGCCGCATCGTGAACATGGACCACAGCATCCCGGCCGATGACGAAGTACGGGCACGCCGGGTGATGGAGACCGTCGCGCAGAACTACGTTCCGGCCTTCCTCGATACCTTGTCCCAGCGCAGGCAGACCACTCGCACGACCCCTGCCCAGCTCCACGCCCACTTGCGGGCCCAGATGTCTCGTGGGCACGTACACCTGGCCATCACCGATGTCACCGATCACCGGATGATGCGGGCCCTCTACCTGCTGCAACGTCACGAAGCCCTGCGTTTCACCGCCTTGGTCAGCCAAGCCGTCCTGGACGAGCAACTGGCGCTCTTCGGTGAACGCAGACTCCCCATCAACGTGCGCGTGGTCGACCCGGCAGAGGAATCGGCCACGGCCACGGCACTGCATCAGGAGCTGACAGCGGCTGGTCTCCATCTCGACAAGGACTCACCCCTGTTGCACGCGCTGGCGCTCGTCCGTGACAGGGAGGTCGACGGTGTGGTGGGCGGCCTGAACGACACCCGGTCCCACTTCCTCGACACGATCCGAACCGTGATCCCCCTGGTCGCCGAAGCCCCGGTGATCTCGGCGGCCCAGGCCGTCCTGTTACCCGACGAGGTCGTCTTCGTCGCCGACACTCTGTTCACCGCGCATCCGGATGCCGCCACCTCCGCAGCCATCGCGATCCGGACGGCGGAGACCGCCCGCATGTGTGGCGTGCCGCCCTATGTGGCTTTCATCGCGCCGAGCTCGTCGTCACCGACCGCGGACCAGGATCGAGAAACGATTGCCGCCGCACGAGCGATCCTGGCGGAGCAGCGTCCTGACCTGGCAACCTGCGGGCCGCTCTCCTTCCACCAGGCCTCAGCAGAGGTCGCTTCCGAGCAAGGGCGCCCCTCGGTCTTCATCTTCTCCGATGTCGCCTCTGCGGCGGCCACCGCGAAAGCACTCGACCAAGGCACCGGCACCCGGGTCTACCCGCCACTGCTCCAAGGGCTGTCTACGGCGGCGAACTTGCTGCCCAAGGATGCAGACGTCGATCAGATCATGGATCTCATCGTGGCGACCGCCGTCCAAGCCGCCGATCTGGGGTGA
- a CDS encoding o-succinylbenzoate synthase, translating into MSDPCADRFVLAPPDLPDLLAGARVVRIPLRVRFRGVEEREALLLHGPAGWGEFAPFLEYADDEAARWLGAAVEAAWTGHPGPCRSTVAVNATIPAIAPAQVTSVLARYDGCRTAKVKVAEHGQTLADDLARVAEVRALMGPAARIRVDANGAWTVDQAVEAISRLARHGLEYVEQPCARVEELARLRRELAVSGIDVPIAADESIRKAGDPMAVRDLGAADLIVVKVAPLGGVRRALQVVEQAGLPAVVSSALDTSVGISAGLALAAALPQLEYACGLGTLELAAGDVAADPLVPVSGDLHVRRPECDEELLERWAAPPERVTWWRDRLTRCHQLLN; encoded by the coding sequence ATGTCTGACCCCTGCGCCGACCGGTTCGTCCTTGCGCCGCCGGATCTTCCGGATCTCCTCGCCGGGGCACGAGTCGTCCGAATTCCTCTACGGGTTCGTTTCCGAGGTGTGGAGGAACGTGAGGCGCTGCTGCTTCACGGCCCCGCGGGTTGGGGAGAGTTCGCGCCCTTCCTGGAATACGCGGACGACGAGGCGGCCCGGTGGCTCGGTGCAGCGGTGGAAGCAGCCTGGACAGGGCATCCTGGGCCCTGCCGCTCCACCGTGGCGGTGAATGCAACGATCCCTGCCATCGCCCCGGCACAGGTGACCTCGGTCCTGGCCAGATACGACGGTTGTCGCACGGCCAAGGTCAAGGTCGCCGAGCACGGGCAGACCCTGGCGGATGACCTGGCCCGAGTGGCCGAGGTGCGCGCGCTGATGGGGCCAGCTGCCCGGATACGGGTCGATGCGAATGGCGCCTGGACGGTGGACCAGGCCGTGGAAGCGATCTCCCGGCTGGCCAGACATGGCCTGGAGTATGTCGAACAACCGTGCGCGAGGGTGGAAGAACTCGCTCGACTACGGAGGGAACTGGCCGTCTCCGGGATCGACGTCCCGATCGCTGCGGACGAGTCGATCCGTAAGGCAGGCGACCCCATGGCGGTCCGTGACCTGGGCGCGGCAGATCTGATCGTGGTGAAAGTCGCTCCGCTGGGGGGTGTCCGTCGAGCTCTGCAGGTCGTGGAACAGGCCGGACTGCCAGCTGTGGTCTCCAGCGCTTTGGACACGTCAGTGGGTATCAGTGCTGGACTGGCCTTGGCGGCAGCACTGCCTCAACTCGAATACGCCTGTGGCTTAGGCACTTTAGAGCTGGCAGCCGGGGATGTCGCGGCCGACCCCCTGGTTCCGGTCAGTGGTGACCTCCACGTGCGCCGGCCGGAGTGCGACGAAGAACTCCTGGAACGATGGGCCGCGCCACCGGAGCGGGTGACCTGGTGGCGGGACCGGCTGACCCGCTGCCACCAGCTGCTGAACTGA
- a CDS encoding adenosylcobinamide-GDP ribazoletransferase: MSAGQGSSPSKSRPGQGPGALPGDAFALAAGTLTILPTPPPTAVNRRVAGWAMIIGPVVMVPVALFSAAVGGLLAHAGVPPTAAGFVTVGLVLALTRAIHADGLADTVDGLGVSWDRERALDVMRRGDVGPMGASALIVVLGLQAACLGAVLVRPWGWAVAAVLIAASRAALATGTRAGVPAARPEGLGEAVAGAVPWYRWFLCWAVTAAAILSVSAFAATGGSPLLPGTSIPIGALGAVLGAMLACELVLSFVVHRLGGITGDVLGALVEAAAVVLFLVVLL; encoded by the coding sequence ATGAGCGCAGGGCAGGGCTCCAGCCCCTCGAAATCCCGCCCCGGTCAGGGGCCAGGGGCCCTGCCTGGTGACGCCTTCGCCTTGGCTGCGGGAACTTTGACGATCCTGCCGACTCCGCCGCCGACCGCGGTCAACCGCCGGGTCGCCGGCTGGGCGATGATCATCGGTCCGGTGGTCATGGTCCCGGTGGCATTGTTCTCTGCGGCTGTCGGCGGGCTGCTCGCGCACGCGGGGGTTCCTCCCACCGCGGCAGGGTTCGTCACCGTCGGGCTTGTTCTGGCCCTGACCCGGGCCATCCACGCCGACGGGTTGGCCGACACCGTCGACGGGCTGGGTGTCTCATGGGATCGGGAGCGGGCGCTGGACGTCATGCGCCGTGGTGATGTCGGGCCGATGGGTGCTTCCGCACTGATCGTCGTGCTGGGGTTGCAGGCGGCTTGCCTCGGAGCGGTTCTTGTCCGGCCCTGGGGGTGGGCTGTCGCCGCTGTGCTCATCGCGGCATCCCGGGCTGCGCTGGCGACCGGCACCCGGGCCGGTGTCCCCGCTGCCAGGCCTGAGGGGCTCGGCGAGGCTGTCGCTGGTGCGGTCCCCTGGTACCGGTGGTTCCTGTGTTGGGCGGTCACTGCGGCTGCCATCCTGTCCGTATCGGCCTTTGCCGCCACCGGTGGGAGTCCGCTTCTCCCGGGGACGTCGATCCCGATAGGCGCCTTGGGTGCTGTTCTCGGTGCCATGCTGGCCTGTGAACTCGTCCTGTCCTTCGTCGTCCACCGCCTGGGCGGAATCACCGGGGACGTGCTGGGGGCATTGGTCGAGGCTGCTGCGGTCGTCCTGTTCCTGGTGGTGTTGCTCTGA